The genomic stretch CCCGCACGTGGAACAACGGTGCCGTGATTCGCTCGTGGCTACTCGAACTCTGCGAGGAAGCCTTCCGCGAAGAGGGCAACGACCTCGGCGACGTCGCCGACCACGTCGCCGGCGGGTCGACCGGCACGTGGACGGTCCAGGAGGCACTGGAGCAGGAAGTGCCGGTCCCGCTCATCTACCAGGCACTCTCGGAGCGGTTCGGCAGTCGCGCACCCGAGGAGGGCCGGTTCTCGCGCCGCCTCGCCAACCGACTCCGATACGGCTTCGGTCGGCACGAAGTCGCCCGCGAGGAGTAACTGAAGACCACCGGCAGACGGGCGATTTTTACCGAGTGGACGGCCGCCCACTGACGAATCTAATCATAACCCTGTTAAACCCACACTCCGAACCCCTCGCTATGGCAGAGGTAAACCTACTGGGAATCGGCCTCGGCGCCACGCTGACGCTCATCGCCGTCGCCATGCATTTCTCGAAAGGCACGGGATGGTCGCCCTCGCAGGACATCTCACAGGAGGTCCTCGAGCAGCGAGCGTCGACGGTCGCTGAGACCGACTTCCCCGAGCCGATGAACCGCTCCATCGGCGGCGGTGGCGGTGTCGCCGCGGGCGCAGTCGCTGGCGAGGACGGCGCTGAACTCGAAGAAGCCGAAGAGGAAGAAGTCAGCCCCGCCGATATGCCCGAGGACGAAGTGGAGTACTTCGACGTCGAGTTCGTCAAGCAGGGCAAGACCATCGAACTCGCGAGCAACGAGACGATTCTCGACCAGGCCGAGGACGAGGGGATGGACCTCCCCTACGCCTGCCGGCAGGGTCAGTGTGTCTCGTGTGCCGCCCACATCCAGGACGGTCCCGGTAACGACTACGTGACTCACTTCAAGCAGGAGACCTTCTCGGACTCCGAAATCGAAGAGGGGTACGTCCTGACCTGCGTCGCCTACCCAAAGGCCTCGTTCTCCATCGAGACGAGCGAAGCACCGTAACTCCCGACCCGGCCGACTTCCTCTCTCTGCTCTTTTCTCGTCGCCAGCTGCGGCACCTTCCGCCGGTTCGTACGATAGCTCGGCAAGTGGGCGTGAGCCGACCGCGTCGTTTCGGTGTTTCACGGAGGTCGCATCCGGGATGTCGCCGACGGCGAACGGTGACTCCACAACGGTTAAACGGGGTTGGGCGTATTGAGAGAGTGAGGGCCCGTAGCTCAGTGGACAGAGTACTTGGTTCCGGACCAAGATGCCGCGGGTTCAAATCCCGTCGGGCTCGCTTTTGTGAGGAACAACGTGACGAGCAACGCGAGCAGACGCAGGACTTGAATCAGAGAACGAACGAAGTGAGTGACCGTCGTTCACACTCCTTTCGGGCTCGCTGTTTTCCAGTTCGACACGACGTGCAGAGCGTAACTACCGTTCGACGCAGTGGTTCGTGAGTTCGCCGACGCCCTCGACGCCGACGGTCATCGTGTCGCCGTCGCCGAGCAGGATCTGGGGGTCGCGGAAGAAGCCGACGCCGTCCGGTGTCCCCGTGTAGATGACGTCTCCGGGGTTCAGGGTGAACGCCCGGCTACAGAAGGCGACGATCTCGTCGAGACCGAAGATGAGGTGCTCGGTGTTGGAATCCTGCAGTCGCTCACCGTTCACCTCCGTCCAGATATCGAGGTCGTGTGGGTCGTCGACCTCGTCGGGGGTGACTAGCTCCGGCCCGAGCGGGCCGAAGGTGTCGAGGCTCTTCCCACGGACCCACTGCTCGTCGGCGTTCTGGAGGTCACGAGCGGAGACGTCGTTGCCGACGGTGTAGCCAGCGATGTAGTCCAAGGCGTCCTCCTTGCTGACGTTGCGAGCGCGGTCGCCGATGACGACGACGAGTTCGCCCTCGTAGTCGACAGCACCCGTCAGTTCCGGATCCCACTCGACGGCCGCGTCGGGACCGACGAGCGACTGCGGGAACTTGGCGAACAGGACCGGTTCGTCGGGAACGTCGTGGTCACCCTCGTCGGCGTGCTCGCTGTAATTCAACCCGACGGCGACGACTTTTTCGGGGTCCGTGATCGGGGCGAGCTGGTCGAGTTCGTCACGGTCGTAGACACCCACTCCAGTCTCCTCCGCGTAGGAGACCGCCAAGTCGACCTTCTCTCGCCAGTGCCACTCGTCGAGTAGTGCCTGTGTCGTCTCCGGAAGACTGACACCCGCTGCCGCTCCCGCCTCGTGGAGGCAGATTACAGTCGCTTCGGAAACGACGCCTACCCATGCTTCCGCTGTCCCGTCTGTGGT from Halogranum gelatinilyticum encodes the following:
- a CDS encoding 2Fe-2S iron-sulfur cluster-binding protein, which encodes MAEVNLLGIGLGATLTLIAVAMHFSKGTGWSPSQDISQEVLEQRASTVAETDFPEPMNRSIGGGGGVAAGAVAGEDGAELEEAEEEEVSPADMPEDEVEYFDVEFVKQGKTIELASNETILDQAEDEGMDLPYACRQGQCVSCAAHIQDGPGNDYVTHFKQETFSDSEIEEGYVLTCVAYPKASFSIETSEAP
- a CDS encoding fumarylacetoacetate hydrolase family protein encodes the protein MRLGQFTTDGTAEAWVGVVSEATVICLHEAGAAAGVSLPETTQALLDEWHWREKVDLAVSYAEETGVGVYDRDELDQLAPITDPEKVVAVGLNYSEHADEGDHDVPDEPVLFAKFPQSLVGPDAAVEWDPELTGAVDYEGELVVVIGDRARNVSKEDALDYIAGYTVGNDVSARDLQNADEQWVRGKSLDTFGPLGPELVTPDEVDDPHDLDIWTEVNGERLQDSNTEHLIFGLDEIVAFCSRAFTLNPGDVIYTGTPDGVGFFRDPQILLGDGDTMTVGVEGVGELTNHCVER